Proteins encoded in a region of the Solanum dulcamara chromosome 9, daSolDulc1.2, whole genome shotgun sequence genome:
- the LOC129903690 gene encoding uncharacterized protein LOC129903690, translating to MDRVKLIQQHLVTAQSRQKIYVDRRVCDISFSIGERVFLKGSPTKGVMRLGKKGKINPRFINPYEVFEKYREVAYKLALPPRISFVHHMFHVSMLKRYRHDDSYLIQWDSVSLDQDLSF from the coding sequence ATGGATAGGGTGAAGTTGATTCAGCAACACCTTGTGACTGCCCAAAGTAGGCAGAAGATTTATGTGGATAGGCGTGTTTGTGATATATCATTTTCCATTGGAGAGAGAGTGTTTCTCAAGGGGTCACCCactaagggtgtgatgaggcTTGGGAAGAAAGGGAAGATCAATCCGAGGTTTATTAACCCTTATGAGGTTTTTGAGAAATATAGAGAAGTGGCCTATAAATTGGCCTTGCCTCCAAGAATTTCATTTGTTCATCATATGTTTCATGTATCGATGCTTAAGAGATACCGGCATGATGATTCTTATCTGATTCAGTGGGACTCGGTTTCTTTGGATCAGGACTTATCATTTTAG